Proteins from a single region of Antechinus flavipes isolate AdamAnt ecotype Samford, QLD, Australia chromosome 2, AdamAnt_v2, whole genome shotgun sequence:
- the LOC127550463 gene encoding defensin beta 118-like isoform X2 has product MASLGSWADKKCCNNAGRCRNHCKRTESNHSTCADRRKGCVPFDKLRKESEDNSTLSEETMPSLVGALTTSAPTDDNLFTPNAFLTTAAGGGSGIATPPAAATPAKATPPAKPAPFQAPTAGGDFSEE; this is encoded by the coding sequence GTAGTTGGGCAGACAAAAAATGCTGCAATAACGCGGGGCGGTGTCGGAATCACTGCAAGAGGACGGAGAGCAATCATTCTACGTGCGCCGATAGGAGGAAGGGTTGTGTGCCTTTTGATAAGCTTCGGAAGGAGTCCGAGGACAATTCGACTTTGTCAGAAGAAACAATGCCTTCATTAGTCGGAGCCTTGACCACCAGCGCACCTACAGACGACAACCTTTTTACCCCTAATGCTTTCCTGACTACAGCAGCGGGTGGGGGCAGCGGCATAGCAACTCCCCCGGCCGCAGCAACCCCAGCCAAAGCAACCCCACCTGCAAAACCCGCCCCCTTCCAAGCTCCCACAGCAGGAGGTGATTTTAGCGAGGAATAA